A single Sphingomonas kaistensis DNA region contains:
- the rplL gene encoding 50S ribosomal protein L7/L12 translates to MADINNIVDQLSALTVLEAAELAKALEEKWGVSAAAAVAVAGPAAGAAAPAAEEKTEFDVILTGDGGKKINVIKEVRAITGLGLGEAKALVEGAPKALKEGIGKDEAEKIKKQIEEAGGTVELK, encoded by the coding sequence ATGGCTGACATCAACAACATCGTCGACCAGCTGTCGGCGCTGACCGTTCTCGAAGCTGCCGAGCTCGCCAAGGCGCTCGAAGAGAAGTGGGGCGTTTCGGCCGCCGCTGCCGTCGCCGTCGCCGGCCCGGCCGCTGGCGCTGCCGCTCCGGCCGCTGAAGAGAAGACCGAGTTCGACGTGATCCTCACCGGCGACGGTGGCAAGAAGATCAACGTCATCAAGGAAGTCCGCGCCATCACCGGCCTGGGCCTCGGCGAAGCCAAGGCGCTGGTTGAAGGCGCTCCGAAGGCCCTCAAGGAAGGCATCGGCAAGGACGAAGCCGAAAAGATCAAGAAGCAGATCGAGGAAGCCGGCGGCACCGTCGAGCTCAAGTAA
- the rplJ gene encoding 50S ribosomal protein L10, which produces MDRNEKADLVAELKQVFGETSVVVVTRNLGLSVAQSTDLRLRMRDAGAQFKVAKNRLALIALDGTRYQPIGELLKGPTALATSIDPVAAAKVAVDFAKTTDKFEVLGGAMGDTVLDVNGIKALAELPSLDELRGTLIGLLQAPASKIARTINEPGAMLARVFGAYAAAEAA; this is translated from the coding sequence ATGGATCGCAACGAAAAAGCTGATCTGGTTGCCGAACTGAAGCAGGTGTTTGGCGAGACCAGCGTGGTGGTTGTCACCCGCAATCTCGGCCTTTCGGTGGCCCAGTCCACCGACCTTCGCCTGCGGATGCGCGACGCCGGAGCCCAGTTCAAGGTTGCGAAGAACCGCCTCGCCCTGATCGCGCTTGATGGCACCCGCTATCAGCCGATCGGTGAGCTGCTCAAGGGCCCGACGGCCCTCGCTACGTCCATCGACCCCGTCGCGGCCGCAAAGGTCGCGGTGGACTTCGCCAAGACCACCGACAAGTTCGAGGTTCTGGGCGGCGCGATGGGTGATACCGTTCTCGACGTGAACGGCATCAAGGCGCTGGCTGAGCTTCCGAGCCTTGATGAACTCCGCGGCACCCTCATCGGCCTTCTTCAGGCGCCGGCGAGCAAGATTGCCCGGACCATCAACGAGCCGGGCGCAATGCTCGCTCGCGTGTTCGGCGCCTATGCGGCGGCCGAAGCGGCGTAA
- a CDS encoding anthranilate synthase component II: protein MKPVLLIDNLDSFTFNLVESLERIGAIVHVRRNSIAAAAALAEAEALGALLMISPGPGTPQSSGCCLELIALAKGRVPLIGICLGHQAIVAEAGGTVTRAPDAVHGKSMLLDHDGAGPFAGIASPARIARYHSLCTRDLPPRFTVHAAVDGMAMAFSDLAALQAGLQFHPESILTTHGDAMLVNLLEMFG from the coding sequence ATGAAGCCCGTCCTGCTTATTGACAATCTCGACAGCTTCACCTTCAACCTGGTGGAAAGCCTCGAGCGGATCGGCGCAATCGTGCACGTCCGCCGCAACAGCATCGCCGCCGCCGCCGCGCTGGCCGAGGCCGAGGCGCTCGGCGCTCTCCTGATGATCTCGCCCGGCCCCGGCACCCCGCAATCCTCGGGCTGCTGCCTCGAATTGATCGCACTGGCCAAGGGCCGCGTGCCGCTGATCGGCATCTGTCTCGGCCACCAGGCGATCGTCGCGGAAGCCGGCGGCACCGTCACCCGCGCGCCCGATGCGGTGCACGGCAAGTCGATGCTGCTCGACCATGATGGCGCCGGCCCCTTCGCCGGCATCGCTTCACCGGCCCGGATCGCCCGTTACCACAGCCTCTGCACCCGCGACCTCCCGCCGCGCTTCACGGTTCATGCGGCGGTCGATGGGATGGCGATGGCGTTCAGCGACTTGGCGGCGCTTCAGGCCGGGCTGCAATTCCATCCCGAAAGCATCCTCACCACTCACGGCGACGCGATGCTGGTCAATCTGCTGGAGATGTTCGGCTGA
- a CDS encoding chorismate-binding protein: MRLEARVLARRLPAGIDPLAAYRALGGGRPATGLFEAPDGQRLVMGRACVRAEARDGTIVLEALNANGEALLGAVQSPAISERRADRLLLTFAHPKSEDAAERLLGPQPLHALRALLDAAAAPRGEPFGAVLLGVAGFDLAAWGETMPDGPPADFPEFVFFVPDTLLTIAPGGAARLLCTAFGSDDRHVNDAALRLEEGLAALSAPDEPVTSAPTVADRPASFEPDLSDADFAALVTRLKEEIAAGEVYQIVPSRTFTGPCPDPLTAYARLREAEPASYRFYLADRDWTLLGASPETSVRLSPGGTSGRTVEVKPIAGTRPRGASPDADDRMEAEMRLDGKELAEHMMLVDLARNDVARVSLPGTRRVAKLLTVERFARVMHLVSSVTGTLRPGYDAFDALAACLNVGTLVGAPKIRATQLLRAAEARRRGPYGGAIGWIGGDGRMDTAVVIRSALVRGSIAEVRAGAGVVHDSVPQAEAEETRAKASALLGVLGA; encoded by the coding sequence GTGAGGCTCGAAGCGCGGGTGCTCGCCCGCCGCCTGCCCGCGGGGATCGATCCGCTCGCCGCCTATCGTGCCTTGGGCGGGGGGCGGCCGGCGACCGGCCTGTTCGAAGCACCCGACGGCCAGCGCCTGGTCATGGGCCGGGCCTGCGTCCGGGCCGAGGCGCGCGACGGCACCATCGTGCTGGAAGCGCTGAACGCCAATGGCGAGGCGCTGCTCGGCGCCGTTCAATCGCCCGCGATCAGCGAGCGGCGGGCCGACCGCCTGCTGCTCACCTTCGCCCACCCCAAGAGCGAAGATGCGGCCGAACGCCTGCTCGGCCCCCAGCCGCTCCACGCCCTCCGCGCCCTGCTCGACGCCGCCGCCGCACCGCGCGGGGAGCCGTTCGGCGCCGTGCTGCTCGGCGTCGCCGGCTTCGATCTCGCGGCGTGGGGCGAGACGATGCCCGACGGCCCGCCCGCCGACTTTCCCGAGTTCGTCTTCTTCGTGCCCGACACGCTGCTGACCATTGCGCCGGGCGGCGCCGCGCGGCTGCTGTGCACGGCCTTCGGCTCCGACGATCGGCATGTGAACGACGCCGCCCTACGTCTGGAGGAAGGGCTCGCCGCCTTGTCGGCCCCTGACGAACCGGTGACGTCCGCTCCCACGGTCGCGGATCGGCCCGCAAGCTTCGAACCCGATCTCTCCGACGCCGACTTCGCCGCGCTCGTCACGCGCCTCAAGGAGGAGATCGCCGCCGGCGAAGTGTATCAGATCGTCCCCAGCCGCACTTTTACCGGCCCTTGCCCCGACCCGCTCACCGCCTACGCCCGCCTGCGCGAGGCCGAGCCTGCAAGCTATCGCTTCTATCTTGCCGACCGTGACTGGACTCTGCTCGGCGCCAGCCCCGAAACCAGCGTTCGCCTCTCGCCCGGCGGCACCAGCGGACGCACCGTGGAGGTCAAGCCCATCGCCGGCACCCGTCCGCGCGGCGCCAGCCCCGACGCCGACGACCGGATGGAAGCCGAGATGCGGCTCGACGGCAAGGAACTGGCCGAACACATGATGCTGGTCGATCTCGCCCGCAACGACGTCGCCCGCGTCTCGCTGCCCGGCACGCGGCGGGTCGCAAAGCTGCTGACGGTGGAGCGCTTCGCCCGGGTCATGCACCTCGTCTCGTCGGTCACCGGCACGCTGCGCCCCGGTTACGACGCCTTCGACGCGCTCGCCGCCTGCCTCAACGTCGGCACACTGGTCGGCGCCCCCAAGATCCGCGCCACCCAACTGCTACGCGCCGCCGAGGCGAGGCGCCGCGGGCCCTATGGCGGAGCGATCGGCTGGATCGGCGGCGACGGCCGGATGGACACCGCGGTGGTGATCCGCTCGGCCCTCGTGCGCGGCAGCATTGCCGAAGTCCGCGCCGGGGCCGGCGTGGTCCATGACAGCGTGCCGCAGGCCGAGGCCGAGGAAACACGCGCCAAAGCCTCGGCCCTGCTCGGAGTGCTCGGCGCATGA
- the aroF gene encoding 3-deoxy-7-phosphoheptulonate synthase has translation MIIVLKPEAPASSAERLLKKIADAGLKPLHMPGAERVVLGALGDERVLAELALDGDPAVESIKPILAPYKLVSRELQAHDTLVDVGGVTIGGDRLAVVAGPCAVESPDQLHETASAVKAAGATLLRAGAYKPRTSPYGFAGHGTEGLKILREVGDDLGLPIVTEVMDTVDVSHVAEAADCLQIGARNMQNYALLRAVGAAGRPVLLKRGLSATIQEWLLAAEYLLAAGNPNVILCERGIRTFEPATRNTLDLNAVPYVKGKTHLPVVVDPSHGTGIRDLVPPMSLAAVAAGADGLMIEVHRDPAKAWSDGAQSLYPDQFQQLMGAIGAVAGAVGRQL, from the coding sequence ATGATCATCGTCCTCAAGCCCGAAGCCCCCGCCTCCTCGGCCGAACGCCTGCTCAAGAAGATCGCAGACGCAGGGCTGAAGCCGCTCCACATGCCTGGTGCCGAGCGGGTCGTGCTCGGTGCACTCGGCGACGAACGCGTGCTCGCCGAACTGGCGCTCGACGGCGATCCGGCGGTGGAAAGCATTAAGCCCATCCTTGCCCCCTACAAGCTCGTCAGCCGAGAGCTGCAGGCCCACGACACATTGGTCGATGTTGGCGGCGTGACCATCGGCGGCGACCGCCTGGCGGTGGTCGCCGGCCCCTGCGCGGTGGAAAGCCCCGACCAGCTGCATGAGACCGCTTCGGCGGTGAAGGCGGCGGGCGCCACCCTGCTTCGCGCCGGCGCCTACAAGCCGCGCACAAGCCCCTATGGTTTCGCCGGCCACGGCACCGAGGGCCTCAAGATCCTGCGCGAAGTCGGCGACGATCTCGGCCTGCCGATCGTCACCGAGGTGATGGACACGGTCGACGTATCCCATGTCGCCGAAGCCGCCGATTGCCTTCAGATCGGCGCCCGCAACATGCAGAATTACGCGCTTCTCCGCGCGGTCGGCGCCGCCGGACGGCCGGTGCTGCTGAAGCGCGGCCTTAGCGCCACCATCCAGGAATGGCTGCTTGCCGCCGAATATCTGCTGGCGGCCGGCAACCCCAACGTCATCCTGTGCGAACGCGGCATCCGCACCTTCGAACCCGCGACCCGCAACACGCTCGACTTGAACGCCGTACCCTATGTGAAGGGCAAGACCCACCTGCCGGTTGTGGTCGACCCCAGCCACGGCACCGGTATTCGCGATCTCGTGCCGCCGATGAGCCTCGCCGCGGTGGCGGCCGGCGCCGACGGGCTGATGATCGAAGTCCACCGCGATCCCGCCAAGGCGTGGAGCGACGGCGCGCAGTCGCTTTATCCCGATCAGTTCCAACAATTGATGGGCGCGATCGGGGCGGTGGCAGGCGCGGTGGGCCGCCAGCTGTGA
- a CDS encoding UrcA family protein, whose product MTNRRSSSGIAALTITASAALLALALPSGVAAAQTNVLDDIELTAPGDRIVEERRVNTSDVDFTSASDLRKLNSRILSAITAVCDEPGLGRNTMAEGRCRDRARKLSNTQVAALRSQAIALAAAGRTAPNPRDIVVAAR is encoded by the coding sequence ATGACCAACCGTCGTTCCAGCAGCGGCATCGCCGCGTTGACCATTACCGCTTCCGCCGCGTTGCTCGCGCTCGCGCTGCCCTCCGGCGTTGCCGCAGCCCAGACCAACGTGCTCGACGATATCGAGCTGACCGCGCCCGGCGATCGCATCGTCGAGGAGCGCCGGGTGAATACCAGCGATGTCGATTTCACCAGCGCGTCGGACCTGCGAAAACTCAATTCCCGCATCCTGAGCGCGATCACGGCGGTGTGCGACGAGCCCGGCCTCGGCCGCAACACCATGGCCGAAGGCCGCTGCCGCGACCGGGCCCGCAAATTGTCCAACACCCAGGTCGCCGCGCTCCGCAGCCAGGCCATCGCGCTGGCCGCGGCAGGTCGCACCGCACCGAACCCACGCGACATCGTGGTTGCCGCCCGCTGA
- a CDS encoding NAD(P)/FAD-dependent oxidoreductase yields the protein MSAPAPYDAIILGAGGAGLMCAAVASQRGRRVLVLDHAPEPGRKILISGGGRCNFTNVGAAPDRYLSANPHFARSALARYTPRDFLDLVEKHHIAWHEKTLGQLFCDGSARQIVAMLLAECAGATVRCDCPIRAVEHDGTRFRISAGEREVEAPALVIATGGPSIPKLGATGFAYDLAKRFGLKLVEPRPALVPLTLGGDEALFRSLSGVATPVEARAGGAAFREAALFTHKGMSGPAILQVSSYWRHGEAVAIDFLPDTRPGWLRDAKRQRPRARLPAILAESLPARLADALAERIALPAELGNSSDKVLDAAERRLADWTFRPSGTEGFAKAEVTVGGISTAELSQKTMEARKVPGLYAIGEAVDVTGWLGGYNFQWAWASGVAAGQAL from the coding sequence ATGTCCGCCCCGGCCCCTTACGACGCGATCATTCTCGGTGCCGGCGGCGCGGGCCTGATGTGCGCCGCCGTCGCCTCGCAACGCGGCCGCCGGGTGCTGGTCCTCGATCACGCCCCCGAACCCGGCCGCAAGATCCTCATCTCGGGCGGCGGCCGCTGCAATTTCACCAATGTCGGAGCGGCGCCCGACCGCTACCTTTCCGCCAATCCGCATTTCGCGCGCTCGGCGCTCGCCCGCTACACCCCGCGCGATTTCCTCGACCTCGTCGAAAAGCATCACATCGCCTGGCACGAAAAGACGCTCGGCCAGCTCTTCTGCGACGGATCGGCGCGGCAGATCGTCGCCATGTTGCTCGCCGAATGCGCGGGCGCGACGGTCCGCTGCGATTGCCCGATCCGCGCGGTCGAGCATGACGGCACCCGCTTCCGGATCAGCGCGGGGGAGAGGGAGGTCGAAGCCCCCGCCCTCGTCATCGCCACCGGCGGCCCCTCGATCCCCAAGCTTGGCGCGACCGGCTTCGCCTACGACCTCGCCAAGCGCTTCGGCCTCAAGCTGGTCGAGCCCCGCCCCGCTCTCGTGCCGCTGACGCTCGGCGGCGACGAAGCGTTGTTCCGCTCGCTGTCCGGCGTCGCCACCCCAGTCGAAGCACGCGCTGGCGGCGCGGCCTTCCGCGAAGCCGCGCTCTTCACCCACAAGGGCATGAGCGGCCCCGCCATCCTCCAGGTGTCGAGCTACTGGCGCCACGGCGAGGCGGTCGCCATCGACTTCCTGCCCGACACTCGGCCCGGCTGGCTGCGCGACGCCAAACGCCAGCGCCCCCGCGCCCGACTCCCCGCCATCCTCGCGGAATCGCTCCCCGCCCGCCTCGCCGACGCGCTGGCCGAGCGCATCGCCCTCCCCGCCGAACTTGGCAACAGCTCCGACAAGGTTCTCGACGCCGCCGAACGCCGCCTTGCCGACTGGACCTTTCGGCCAAGCGGCACCGAAGGCTTCGCCAAGGCCGAAGTCACCGTCGGCGGGATCAGCACCGCCGAATTGTCCCAGAAGACGATGGAAGCCCGCAAGGTGCCCGGCCTCTACGCCATCGGCGAGGCGGTGGACGTGACCGGCTGGCTCGGCGGCTACAATTTCCAATGGGCCTGGGCCTCGGGGGTCGCCGCCGGCCAGGCGCTCTGA
- the rplA gene encoding 50S ribosomal protein L1: protein MAKLTKKQKSQADQVDREKLYGVDEAISLAKTLATAKFDESIEVALNLGVDPRHADQMVRGVVNLPKGTGKTVRVAVFAKGGKADEATAAGADRVGAEDLMEEMQAGKLDYDRVIATPDMMGVVGRLGKVLGPKGLMPNPKLGTVTMDVTKAVTDAKAGQIEFRVEKAGIIHAGIGKASFAAEDLRANYDAFVDAITKAKPAGAKGKYLKKAAISSSMGPGIKVQLEEGVA, encoded by the coding sequence ATGGCCAAGCTGACCAAGAAGCAGAAGAGCCAGGCCGACCAGGTCGACCGCGAGAAGCTGTACGGCGTCGACGAGGCGATCAGCCTCGCCAAGACGCTGGCCACCGCCAAGTTCGACGAATCGATCGAAGTCGCGCTGAACCTCGGCGTCGATCCGCGTCACGCGGACCAGATGGTCCGCGGCGTCGTCAACCTGCCCAAGGGCACCGGCAAGACCGTTCGCGTCGCCGTGTTCGCCAAGGGCGGCAAGGCCGACGAAGCGACTGCCGCCGGTGCCGACCGCGTCGGGGCCGAGGATCTGATGGAAGAAATGCAGGCCGGCAAGCTCGACTATGACCGCGTCATCGCGACGCCGGACATGATGGGCGTCGTCGGTCGCCTCGGTAAGGTGCTGGGTCCCAAGGGCCTGATGCCGAACCCGAAGCTCGGCACCGTCACCATGGACGTCACCAAGGCTGTCACCGACGCCAAGGCCGGCCAGATCGAGTTCCGCGTCGAAAAGGCCGGGATCATCCACGCCGGCATCGGCAAGGCGAGCTTCGCCGCCGAAGACCTGCGCGCCAATTATGACGCGTTCGTCGACGCCATCACCAAGGCCAAGCCGGCCGGTGCCAAGGGCAAGTATCTGAAGAAGGCAGCGATCAGCTCCTCGATGGGCCCGGGCATCAAGGTCCAGCTCGAAGAGGGCGTGGCGTAA
- the rplK gene encoding 50S ribosomal protein L11, whose product MAKKITGYIKLQVPAGAANPSPPIGPALGQRGVNIMEFCKAFNASTQEMEKGMPIPTVITVYADRSFSFATKTPPASFLIKKAAGLKSGSKEPGKVSAGKIKRSQLSEIAEAKMKDLNANDIEAATKIIEGSARAMGLEVVEG is encoded by the coding sequence ATGGCCAAGAAGATTACCGGCTATATCAAGCTGCAGGTGCCGGCCGGCGCCGCCAACCCGTCCCCGCCGATCGGCCCTGCGCTGGGTCAGCGCGGCGTCAACATCATGGAATTCTGTAAGGCGTTCAACGCGTCGACGCAGGAAATGGAAAAGGGCATGCCGATCCCGACGGTGATCACCGTCTATGCGGATCGCTCCTTCTCCTTCGCCACCAAGACCCCGCCGGCCAGCTTCCTGATCAAGAAGGCCGCTGGCCTGAAGTCGGGTTCGAAGGAGCCGGGCAAGGTCTCCGCGGGCAAGATCAAGCGCAGCCAGCTGAGCGAGATCGCCGAAGCGAAGATGAAGGATCTGAACGCCAACGATATCGAGGCGGCGACCAAGATCATCGAAGGCAGCGCCCGCGCGATGGGCCTCGAAGTGGTGGAGGGCTAA
- a CDS encoding M10 family metallopeptidase C-terminal domain-containing protein — protein MPVAESNDTVPALDASLDPQAGGSLNGKPIFSATQVAAYLNRTGGGWVDGTNDSGLEGRQNNIGDDNKVITFGFFNTQAQVAANGYTYVANNAQGVPTNYGLAEYFNFAAFTTAQRDATREIMQSWDDVAAVSFRETSADDADMNFGNLASAPTTQAYARIPTASLDTLLGGQVREIGGDSWISASQASNFQLDEGGYGLQTLLHEAGHSLGLSHPGAYNAAPGLSITYGANAEYAQDTRAYSVMSYFNASSLGARHFDFNISTTVYSGVPLIHDIAAIQRMYGADMTTRTGDTVYGFNSNAGRDSYDFTKTPAPIMAIWDAGGNDTIDASGYATRQVIDLTPGSLSSIGGVTFDTAPTYEQVVANRTAAGISNATYTRAVYDTNMAALKANPEVGRLTDNVGIAYGAIIENAIGGSGADTIIGNSVDNILRGNAGNDLLAGGAGNDLLDGGTGDDEMLGGLGNDRFSVDSAGDKVVELADQGIDSVISSVNYALTDNVENLTLTGAAVSGTGNDLDNVITGNALANILVGGAGNDRLVGGDGRDFMTGGSGADVFVAEKNSMKSTGKSGSFSTDTITDFVAGTDKIDLSGFGFTDIRVIGLGANREKGNISIREFDSVKGAETALGYDIDGIDGPSTYTGKVTIVYINIDGGAPDIALSLLGTSGVTANDFLWQTSAASSVDLVGTAGTSGMAMQNYMFG, from the coding sequence ATGCCTGTTGCCGAATCCAACGACACGGTTCCCGCCCTCGATGCCTCGCTCGATCCGCAGGCTGGCGGTTCACTCAACGGCAAGCCGATCTTCTCCGCCACGCAGGTTGCGGCCTATCTGAACCGCACCGGTGGGGGCTGGGTCGACGGCACCAACGACAGCGGGCTCGAAGGACGCCAGAACAACATCGGCGACGACAACAAGGTCATCACCTTCGGCTTCTTCAACACACAGGCGCAGGTTGCAGCCAACGGCTACACCTACGTCGCGAACAACGCCCAAGGCGTTCCCACCAACTACGGTCTGGCCGAGTACTTCAACTTTGCGGCCTTCACGACTGCGCAGCGCGACGCGACCCGCGAAATCATGCAGTCGTGGGACGATGTCGCCGCGGTCAGCTTTCGCGAGACCAGCGCCGACGATGCCGACATGAACTTCGGCAATCTCGCCAGTGCGCCGACCACCCAGGCGTATGCCCGTATCCCGACCGCGTCGCTCGACACGCTGCTCGGCGGGCAGGTGCGCGAGATCGGCGGCGACAGCTGGATTTCGGCAAGCCAGGCCAGCAACTTCCAGCTCGACGAGGGCGGCTACGGCCTCCAAACGCTGCTTCACGAAGCCGGCCACAGCCTCGGCCTCAGCCACCCGGGTGCGTATAACGCCGCGCCGGGCCTCTCGATCACCTACGGCGCCAACGCCGAATATGCGCAGGACACCCGGGCCTATTCGGTCATGTCCTATTTCAACGCCAGCTCGCTCGGCGCGCGTCACTTCGACTTCAACATTTCGACCACGGTCTATTCGGGCGTGCCGCTGATCCACGACATCGCGGCGATCCAGCGCATGTATGGCGCCGACATGACCACTCGTACTGGCGACACGGTCTATGGCTTCAACAGCAATGCCGGGCGCGACAGCTACGACTTCACCAAGACCCCGGCCCCGATCATGGCGATCTGGGACGCTGGCGGAAACGACACCATCGATGCGTCGGGCTATGCGACGCGGCAGGTGATCGACCTGACGCCGGGCTCGCTCAGCAGCATCGGCGGCGTCACCTTCGACACCGCGCCGACCTATGAGCAGGTGGTGGCCAATCGGACCGCCGCCGGGATCTCAAATGCGACTTATACTCGCGCAGTCTATGATACCAACATGGCCGCGCTGAAGGCCAATCCGGAAGTGGGCCGGCTGACCGATAACGTCGGCATCGCCTATGGCGCGATCATCGAGAATGCGATCGGCGGTTCGGGCGCCGACACCATCATCGGCAACAGCGTCGACAACATTCTGCGCGGCAATGCGGGCAACGATCTGCTCGCCGGTGGCGCCGGAAACGATCTGCTGGACGGCGGGACTGGTGATGACGAAATGCTCGGCGGCCTCGGTAACGATCGCTTCAGCGTCGATTCGGCCGGCGACAAGGTCGTCGAACTGGCCGACCAAGGCATCGACAGCGTCATCAGCTCGGTGAACTATGCGCTGACCGACAATGTCGAGAACCTCACGCTGACCGGGGCGGCCGTTTCGGGCACCGGCAACGATCTCGACAACGTCATCACCGGCAATGCGCTCGCCAACATCCTCGTCGGCGGCGCGGGCAACGACCGCCTGGTCGGCGGCGATGGCCGCGACTTCATGACTGGGGGCAGCGGCGCCGACGTGTTCGTCGCCGAAAAGAACAGCATGAAATCGACCGGCAAGAGCGGCAGCTTCTCGACCGACACGATCACCGACTTCGTGGCCGGCACTGACAAGATCGATCTCAGCGGCTTCGGCTTCACCGATATCCGGGTGATCGGTCTCGGTGCCAATCGCGAGAAGGGTAACATCTCGATCCGGGAATTCGACAGCGTGAAGGGTGCCGAGACGGCGCTTGGCTACGACATCGACGGTATCGACGGGCCGAGCACCTACACGGGCAAGGTCACGATCGTGTACATCAACATCGATGGCGGCGCTCCGGACATCGCCCTTTCGCTGCTCGGGACGTCGGGCGTCACCGCCAACGACTTCCTGTGGCAGACTTCGGCCGCGTCGAGTGTCGATCTGGTCGGCACGGCGGGCACCTCGGGCATGGCGATGCAGAACTACATGTTCGGCTGA
- a CDS encoding alpha/beta fold hydrolase, which produces MIDHGRGKPLLLVHGLGSSGHAWEPVIAPLAEARRVMVIDLPGHGASPAEPDSETFAGLVRSVSEWLETTRMTGVDMVGSSMGARLVLELARRGLAGNVVALDPGGFWEGWERKFLVTTLTASRALVSTLKPALPRLAANKVSRSALLAQLSARPWALDGAFVAEELRALADTPTVPSLVKDLGYGKGQTGIADTGKRLAIGWGRHDRLCLPVQAGRATERFPSARLHWFEHSGHFPLWDEPRETVKLIAEVCG; this is translated from the coding sequence ATGATCGATCACGGGCGCGGCAAGCCGCTGCTACTAGTGCATGGCCTCGGCAGCAGCGGACATGCATGGGAGCCGGTGATCGCCCCGCTGGCGGAAGCGCGGCGGGTGATGGTGATCGACCTGCCGGGGCACGGAGCGAGCCCTGCGGAACCAGACAGCGAGACCTTTGCGGGGCTGGTACGATCGGTCTCCGAATGGCTCGAGACGACCCGCATGACCGGGGTCGACATGGTCGGCAGCTCGATGGGCGCCCGGCTCGTACTTGAGCTCGCCCGGCGCGGACTTGCCGGCAATGTCGTGGCGCTTGATCCCGGCGGCTTCTGGGAAGGGTGGGAGCGCAAGTTCCTGGTGACAACGCTCACGGCGTCGCGGGCACTGGTCAGCACGTTGAAGCCAGCGCTTCCGCGCCTCGCCGCCAACAAGGTCAGCCGATCGGCCTTGCTGGCCCAGCTGTCGGCGCGCCCGTGGGCGCTCGATGGCGCCTTCGTCGCCGAGGAACTGCGTGCCTTGGCCGACACGCCCACGGTGCCGTCGCTGGTGAAAGACCTGGGCTATGGCAAAGGTCAGACGGGCATCGCGGACACCGGCAAGCGGCTGGCGATCGGGTGGGGCCGCCACGACCGCCTGTGCTTGCCCGTGCAAGCCGGTCGCGCGACCGAGCGTTTCCCGAGCGCACGGCTCCACTGGTTCGAACACAGCGGCCATTTTCCGCTGTGGGACGAGCCGCGCGAGACGGTGAAGCTGATCGCGGAGGTCTGCGGATAG
- the nusG gene encoding transcription termination/antitermination protein NusG yields MSRWYIIHAYSGFENKVRESILSEAKRLNLEQLVESVEVPTEKVTEIRRGKKVTSDRKFFPGYVLAKLGMNDDVYHLVKNTPKVTGFLGPNGKPQAISEAEAARILNTKEEAAAAAPKAKINVDYEIGDSVKVLDGPFASFNGVVEELDFDRGRVKVGVSIFGRATPVELEFEQVELVK; encoded by the coding sequence ATGTCCCGCTGGTACATCATTCACGCTTATTCGGGCTTCGAGAACAAGGTTCGCGAGTCGATCCTGTCGGAAGCCAAGCGCCTGAACCTCGAGCAGCTCGTCGAATCGGTCGAAGTGCCGACCGAAAAGGTGACCGAGATCCGCCGCGGCAAGAAGGTCACCAGCGACCGCAAGTTCTTCCCGGGCTACGTGCTCGCCAAGCTCGGCATGAACGACGACGTCTACCACCTCGTTAAGAACACGCCCAAGGTGACCGGCTTTCTCGGGCCGAACGGCAAGCCGCAGGCAATCAGCGAAGCCGAGGCCGCGCGCATCCTCAACACAAAGGAAGAAGCCGCCGCCGCCGCGCCCAAGGCCAAGATCAACGTCGACTACGAGATCGGCGACAGCGTCAAGGTGCTCGACGGCCCGTTCGCGAGCTTCAACGGCGTGGTCGAGGAACTCGATTTCGACCGCGGCCGGGTCAAGGTCGGCGTGTCGATCTTCGGCCGCGCGACCCCGGTCGAGCTCGAGTTCGAGCAGGTCGAACTGGTCAAGTAA
- the secE gene encoding preprotein translocase subunit SecE, which yields MAKTSPGEFIRQVRVEAGKVVWPTGKETWVTAVMVFILVAILATFFFAVDSAFAAIVQFLLGLLA from the coding sequence ATGGCCAAGACATCCCCCGGCGAATTCATCCGCCAGGTCCGCGTCGAAGCGGGCAAGGTCGTGTGGCCGACCGGCAAGGAAACCTGGGTGACCGCCGTGATGGTGTTCATCCTGGTCGCCATTCTCGCCACCTTCTTCTTCGCCGTGGACAGCGCGTTCGCCGCAATCGTCCAGTTCCTCCTCGGCCTGCTCGCTTAA